The genomic stretch CTCTAAAACTTCCCTTGAATCCATGCGTTCCACCTACTTTCAAACACGTCTTGTTGACAATAAAGAAGCATAGCTGTTTTATCCGGAAGGTCAACCGTCTTTAACTGTTGAAATCCACATTTCTCAAAAACATGAATCATCTTTTTATTTCGAATATCTGGTTCAGCCATAATACGCTTTGTTTCCGATACTTCAAACATTCTTTTCATGAGCCTTAGCATCAATGGATAAATAAATCCTTTGCCAAGATAATCTTTCTCGCCAATTAACAGATGAATGCCTTGATCTCCTTTTTCATAGTCATAATAATGACGGATTAAATCTTCAGATACCATGTATGCCTCCCAATAGCTCATTGGTTGCCCATCTATTTCACCAATTAATAGCTGCTGATGTTTTTTTGCTAAAAAGTGCTTTAAATGAGATGCATACTCAGCTCTTGGCTTATCCAAATTCCAAAACGGAATGACGTGCTCTTGATTCATCCAACCATGCAAGCGGTCAAAATCTTTCTCAAACGTTACATAGCGAAACGTAATCTCTTTTTTGATTTTTGCATCCCATACTGAGATAGGATAATGATTTTCAGCTAATAGCTTCATTTATACACACCTTCTAAAACCGCAAGCGGATTAGTGACATCCACGTAAACAGATTGTGTTTCTAAACTACCAACTAGCTCATCCATATCATGAATGCGCGTTAATAAATTGGCTTTGCAAGGCAAACTTTCCTGAGAAAGCATACTCTTAACTAGATTTGTATGATCATTCTTTTCATATCCCAAGATAACTGTACGCATCTGTTCAATCAGCTTGCTTTCTTCAATTAGTCCACTTGTCCCAAAAGCATTAATTAAGCCAAATAGATGATTAAAGATAACATAATAACGAAACCTCTCTTCAGCAACCGCATCGTCACATACTGTATCACTCATCTGGTTTAAGCCTTTGACAAGTTTTTGCAGGTCTTCTTGCTTAGAGCGCATAAAATAATATCCTTGGTTATCGCGATAATAAAATGCTTTGGGATAGCCTTCTTTTGTCAGTTTGATAATTGAGTTTTGCTGATGCGCTTCAAGCGCAATTCCTTTTTCTGTATACAACCACATCATTGGCTTTAACGAAATGTCTAAATACTTCTTAAACCAATCTTGACTAACAGCTTCCAGTGATCGGTTTTCAGCTTTAGCTAAACGATGAATAATCTCTTGAAGCTGCGTATGGTGACGGTACACATGATCTTGACATAAACTTGCTAAAAGAGTAGTCGAATCCCCTTCTGTTCCCTTAAAAGGGTTTTCTCGAATTACAACCTCAAATCCAAGCTCTTCTTCACCAAGCGTGACGTATGCAAAGTCTTTAATAATCTTAAAAGCAGGATGATGAACCTGAAGCTCTTCCTCTAAACCAGCACGTAAAAGTTCCGTTACCTCTACACCTCGGTACAGCTCTTTTCGTTTATTAACGCGAAGTGAATTTGTTATTTTTACGGGTATTGAAAACTTATACATAACGTCTGCGTTTGAGTTATACACAGTTCGTACAGACGAAGTAGGATAAAACGCTTGTCCTTGAGGGCCTAGATATGAAAGTTGCCCGCTTTGAATCCAGTCACAAACTTCTGATTTTCCAAGTAAATATCTTGCTTGAAGAGGATGCATTGGAATCAATACATTTTCTTCGTCTTGGCAATAGTTAGCTTTAAATTCACTTGATACTTCTGCGTCTTCTAACAGCTGTTTTTTAATGATTAAACTTGCTTTTTCCAGTGCAGAGCCGTGTTTAACCAATGAAGCTTCTGCGCAAAAATAGTGTAGTTGAAACTTTCCCTTTAGCTCTGGAGCGAAGATTACTTCTTCTTCAGGCAAAATCCCTTGTCTACTTTTAGGAGTTGGGTGAAGCTGATGCCCAATTAAAAGCGCTTGTTCGGATTGTAAAAAGTTCTTATCAGCCCCGTAACACTCTTGAAGTTCTGCTTGTCTCACTTCAATGAATTGCTTCATATTTTCATAGCTTAATAGTACGCGCACAATCAGTTCATTTATTTGAAGTAAGTCCTCCGTTACTTCTTTCATTAGCAGCGCCAATAGTGTTAACAAATCTAGCTCTTGACGCTCATGCCCTTCTACTTGATATACCATTTGCTCCTTTAATAGATGGCGTCCAGTTAAAGACCGATAATAAACTGGAAAATAGAGCGTGACGGGCTGCTTTTCTAGGGAGACAACAAGTTCTTCAGTCTCCCCCGCTTTTACCCATGTTCCCTTTCCTGTTTCTCTTACATAGCAGTTCACTACATTTTGCATCGTAATAAAATTAGCTGATTGTTGCGCATTCACGTAACGCTTCCTCCCTCTGCTCCAACTCGCTACCAAGTTGAAGTACCTCTTTTATAAATTGTTTTAAGTTTTCAAACTCAATCATCGGATTCAACATTGTTACTTTTAAACATACTTCTTGGTTCACTTTTGTTTTTGCTATAACAAAGGTTCCTGCTTCATATAGCTGTTGCTGAATCATTGTATTAATTTTGTTTTCAATATACTTTTGATCTTCAGCACTTTCTCCTAGCTCTTTGCATTGATACTTAAATACAATAGCGTTCATCGTCGGTTCATTCATAACTTTAACCATTGAATGTTCTTGTAAATATTCAGCTAACTTCCTCGCATTTTGAATAGTTTGGTCAATCAATTGACCAAAAGAAGATGTACCCATCATTTGAAACGTTAGCCAAACCTTAAGAGCATCAAAACGTTTAGTTGTTTGAATACTACGGTTAACAAGGTGAAGATGCTCATCTTCTTCTGGATTTAAGTAGTCTGCATAAAGTTGAATATGCTGAAAGGCTTTTTCATCATTTACAAAGAAGGCACCGCAGCTAATAGGCTGATAAAACCACTTATGAAAGTCGATTGTAATGGAGTCTGCAAGCTTTAGCTCTTGAACTAGATGTCTATTTATCCCTGAGAACAATAAGCCACCACCATACGCAGCATCAGCGTGCACCCACATATCATAAGTTGATGCTAGTTGATGAATACCATAAAGAGAATCGATACTTCCAAAATCAGTGGTTCCAATTGTTGCTACAATGGCCATCGGAAGCTCTCCACTTTCTTGAGAAAGCTCTATCTTTGCACGTAAATCTTCTATGCACATCTCATAGCGCTCGTTTACTTTTACTGGAATAACTGCGCTTATCCCTAAACCAAGCTGTGCAGCAGATTGCTGAACTGTAAAGTGTGCTTTTTCAGAACAAAAGATTCGCAGTTTATTTGCTTCAGGTGGTAGACCTTCTTGCTGTACGTTTGCTTTAAGCTTTCGCTTACAATAATCATTGCGAGCTAGTAGCATCCCCATATAATTTGATTGCGTTCCACCACTTGTAAATACACCGTTTGCGTTTGATCCATATCCAATTTGCTTGATGCACTCTTTAATGACAGCATCTTCTATATAAGTCGCAATTGGACTTTGATCCCAAGAGTCCATCGACTGATTGAGAGCTGTGATAAACACTTCTGCAACCAAAGCAGGTATAGCTGGAGGACAATGCAAATGTGCCATTGCTCCGGTATGAGAAATATGCAAGGAATGCTTTAAAACAAGTTGCTCTAGGGCCTCTGTCAGTTCTGTGAACGTGCGTCCCTTTTCTTTGAATGTCATTTCAGCATTAAAGTGCTCAAAGCAATCTTCTAGTTGCCAATGATGATAAGGCCTGTCGATTGTTTTATAATAATTTGAGATCATCTCTATAGACTGATTCATTAACTTCCTATACGTTTTTAAGCTTTGATTATCCTGGGATAGAAACCACTTTTGACAATCTTGTTCCATCTTATCTTTTCACCCACTTAGCTTCTGCTGCTTTTACCGATTCTTTAAAGCGCTCTAAGATATCATCAGCCTGAGCTTGACTTAAAATTAAAGGTGGTAACAAGCGAATAACTGCTCCATGCCTTCCTCCAACTTCTAAGATAACTCCTCGATTAAAGCACTCTTGCTGAATCATCTTCGCTAACTCTCCATTTCCAGGATGGGCTCCAATCTTGTTGGCTGGCTTAGACCAATCGATAATTTCTACTCCAATCATTAACCCTCGACCACGAACATCTCCAATAGAAAAACTATCGGCTTGGATGGCTTTTAGCTGCATTTGCATGTATGTTCCAAGTTCATGGGCGTGTGCATCTAAAGCATGCTCTTTCACAAAGCTAAGCGTTGCTTGTCCCGTTGCCATTGCGAGCTGATTACCGCGAAAAGTGCCGATATGAGCACCTGGTTCCCATTGGTCTAACGCTTTATCGTATACAACAACAGATAGTGGTAAGCTACCGCCTATTGCTTTTGATAACACCAGAACATCTGGTTCAATATCAGCATGCTGAAAGGCAAACATTTTACCCGTTCGACCAATTCCAGTTTGCACTTCATCAATAATTAACGGAATTTGACGCTCTTTTGTAATACGACGAAGCTCTTTCAACCATGCAACAGGAGCAGGTACCGAACCTCCTTCACCTTGAACAATTTCAACAACAATTCCTGCTGGTTTAACAATACCGCTTTCCGGATCGTCTAGTAAGTTTTCAATGTATGTGCTAATTACTTCGTGACCACCTTCACCGATTCCAAATGGACAACGATATTCGTAAGGATAAGGTAAGAAATGTGTATCTGGAACTAAGGCATGAATTCGCTCTTTAGGGCTTATTGTTCCGCTAATGCTTAATGTGCCATGAGTAGAACCATGGTAGCCGCCTTGGAACGACAAAATAGTTCGGTTCCCCGTAGCCGTCTTTACAAGCTTTAACGCTGCTTCAATTGCATCTCCACCCGTAGGCCCACAAAATTGCACTTTTGCTTTTTTTGCAAAATCAGTTGGTAAATTTGCAAACAACTCATCTACGAACGCTTCTTTAACCGGCGTAGTTAAATCTAATGTATGTAAAGGAATACGATCAGCTAATACCTGTTGAATCGCTTCATGGACTACTTCATGGTTATGACCAAGCGCTAAAGTGCCCGCTCCTGCTAAACAATCAATATACTCTTTGCCATTCATATCCGTGATGATGACACCCTCTGCTTTTTGAATAGCAATTGGAATTCTTCTTGGATAAGATCTCGCATTTGATTCGCGAAGTTCTTGTTGTGAAAGTAACGCTTCATTTGTAGATTGATTTGTTATTGAAATAGACATGAATAATCCTCCTATATTTAAATGATAATGATTTTCATTACTAATTACATACATAAGGATAAATGATAATGATTTTCAATGTCAACTGATTTTTCTAAAAATATGCATTTTTTCCTAAACTCTTCTTTAGTAATTGACAATTTTTAATGCTGATCTTACTAAAAAAAGCGCTACTTAAATTCGTAGCGCTTTTTCTTATTTCATTTTATTCATAATTTCTTTTGCTTTTTGCACACTTTTTTCATTTATTGGCTGTGTATATTGACAGTTAACTCGTATACCTGCTCCAATACACACTTCAGTTAAATTGGTAACTGATAGAAAAGCCTGTAAGTTTTCTGGTTTTAACCCTTTAGCTCCGACAAATATAAGATTTTCATTTCTCATTTGACGCAACATTTTTTTGATTTGTGGAATCCCATTTAACGCACTTTTATCCGCTCCAGACGTCATAACCCTCTTTATTTCCGGATAACTCAATAATGTTTGAAGCCCTTCTTCTTGATTATGTAAATCATCAAAAGCTAAGTTAAAAGTCACATCCATTCCTTTAGAAGCACTTAGTAAAGTTTTTAACGTCTTTTCATCAATGGTTCTCTCTGACGTTAAGCAGCCCAAGATTACTCCTTCTACTCCGAGTTTTCTTGCTGCTTCGATATCATGAACCATCGTTTGAATATCGTCTTCATTGTATTGATACGACTGATTATGAGGTCGAACCATTACGTATACAGGAAGGGTAATCACTTCTTTTATTTGTTTAATTAGCCCATAACTTGGAGTAATACCACCTTCATTGATGCTCGTGCAAATACTAATTCGATCTGCCCCATTCTCTTGAGCTAGCTTTGCATCATGCAATGTAGTCGCAATCACATCTATCATTACAATAAACATCCTTTCTTCTTCATTAATCTAGAGCATAGTAAACTCTCTTCAATATCGTACCACGCTTGAAAAGATGTCTTTTTCCTTACGAACAAAAAACGCCAAGTATAACCGCTAAAAACCCGGCTATTTCTCATGACGTTTTTATTATAAAAATGCAACAATTATACTCTATAACTTTAGAATTCTAGCTTTTTAACCATTTTTATTAGAAGTATCCAGCACTTCGCTTATTCGCATTGTGCATTGGATTCATAGGCATCATGGACTTAGAAGGCATCTGTACGTTTTCACCTTGTACAAGTGGTGCATTCATACCTTGATTCATTGCAGGCATGAAATTGTTAGGCTTTTGCCCACACCCACAGTCTGCTCCTCCTGACATTGACATCCCATGCATTGGTGGCATTTCTGGCATTGGCATTCCTTGCATTGGCATTCCCTGCATTGGCATTCCTTGCATTGGCATTCCCTGCATTGGCATCCCCTGCATTGGCATTCCCTGCATTGGCATTCCCTGCATCGGCATTCCCTGCATCGGCATTTCCTGCATCGGCATTCCCTGCATCGGCATTCCCTGCATTGGCATTCCCTGCATCGGCATTCCTTGCATCGGCATTTCCTGCATCGGCATTCCTTGCATCGGCATTCCTTGCATCGGCATTTCCTGCATCGGCATTCCCTGCATCGGCATTCCCTGCATTGGCATTCCCTGCATTGGCATTCCCTGCATTGGCATTCCCTGCATTGGCATTCCCTGCATCGTTTGATTCATTCGAAGATCGTGCATTGGAGTTGGTAAACTTCCATATACATGTTTCATTTATAGGGCTCCTTCCGTTACTATTACCGTTTTAACATATTCACCTGTCTTTGCGTTTGAATTTCGTCCTATTAAAAATGGGCAACATATTAAAACTTGGGCAATCGACTTGTTTATGTTTATACTAGATAGCAAACTATTGAAAGAAAGGACGTTTATGATGGCTAATCCAATCATTGTATTACTTCGAAGAGATTTTCGCCTCGTAGATAATCCAGCTCTATATCACGCTTGTAAAGATGGCCTAGCCATTCCTGTTTTTATTTACGATGAAGAGGATTCTATAGGGAGTGCATCAAAGTGGTGGTTACATCATGCTTTAGAAGACTTTAAACAATCTATTCAAGAATGTGGAGGTTCTTTAGTTATTCGAAAGGGCGCTCGATTAGAAACAATCGAATCCCTCATAAAAGAAATAAAACCTATCGCCATTTATTGGAATACTAGCTATGAACCAGAATTAAGGCGGCAAGAGCAGCTTTTAATTTCCCTCTGTGATAAGTATGGGATTGCAGATCGTCAATTTGAAGGTTTTTTATTACAGGAGCCTTCTTCGATAAGAAAAGCAAATGGTGAACCATACAAAGTTTTTACCGCTTTTTATAAAGTTTTGCGAAAATCTCATATACCTGCAGCTGTTCCAAAAATAACAAAAGTAAAAGCAATTCCATTTTCAATTAATTCTTGGGAAATAGCCGAATTAAATCTCTTACCAACTATTCCATGGGCAACAACAATTAACGATACATGGACACCTACTGAAAAAGGTGGAATTAGCGTTTTTCGTCAATTTTTAAAACACAACCTTAAGTATTATGAGGAAGGAAGAGACTTTCCTTCTAAAGAAATTCATTCCAAGCTTTCACCTTACTTAGCATTTGGTCAGCTGTCAGTAAGAGTTCTTTATCATTACTTGTTGTCTAAGATAGAAAAAGTAATGCATCCAACCTTTACTCATCAAGCTGAAACGTTTATTCGACAGCTAGCATGGCGTGATTTTGCTTATCATTTGTTGTTTCACTTTCCATCCACTATTACAGAGCCTCTCAATGAAAAATTCATGAATTTCAACTGGAAAAATGATGTGGCAAGCTTACGCAATTGGCAACATGGCCAAACGGGCTATCCACTTGTAGATGCAGGAATGAGACAGCTGTGGAAAACAGGGTTTATGCACAATCGAGTTCGTATGGTCGTTGCTTCTTTTTTAGTGAAGCATTTATTAATTCACTGGCATTACGGTGCGGAGTGGTTTTGGGATACACTTGTAGACGCGGACTTGGCTAATAATACATTGGGATGGCAGTGGGTAGCTGGTTCAGGAGCCGATGCTGCCCCTTATTTCCGAATTTTCAACCCTATCACCCAATCTGAGAAATTCGATTCGAATGGCACTTATATAAAGAAATGGCTTCCTGAGTTAAAAAACGTACCAACTAAATATATTCATGAGCCTTGGAAAACACCAGAAAGTGTGCTTCAAGAGATTAATTTAAAATTAGGAGAAGATTATCCACTTCCTATTATTGACCATAAATTTGCACGTGAAAGAGCTTTACATCATTATCACTCTTTAAAAGAAGAAACCCAAAAATGAGACTTTGTATCTATCGAAAGAGCCTCACTTTTGGGTTTTCTTTCTACCAAGAACTGTTTAGAATGAGGTATAATATAATATAGAGCCTATATTTCACCTTACGGAAGATTGGAGTGATTCGATGCCTGTTTGTTCATCTTGCGGTTATCAAGAAGAATATAATTTTTGCAGAATGTGTGGTACACCTGTAAAATATCAATTTAACGAAAACCAAGCTTTATCTTTTCATCAGCTAAAAGATCGAATCATTACAGATAATATGCGAGATTTAATCACCGTTGTGGACCAGCATGGGCATTTAATTTATAACTCCCCTTCTCATTTATCCGTATTAGGTTATTTACCAACAGAAGAAGGACAATCTTTAAACTTTAATGTAATACACCCTGATGATATAGATCAGATACGACATAAATTACATCAAGTGTTTTCATTGAAAGTTGAAATGAGTGCAGAATATCGTTTGCTAAAAGATGACGGTTCTTATATTTGGGTTGAGGGTCGAGGAACTCCGTCTGTAAAAGATGACAAGGTTAGCTATGTTGTTATTACTGCTCGTGATATTCAGGCTCGTAAAGAAGCGGAAGAGCATTTAAAGCAAAGCGAAATCCGCCATCGCTTAATTCTCTCACACACCCATGATTTAATTTGTGTGGTTGGAACTGATGGCTGCTATGAATATGCTTCCCCTTCTTACCAGTACACACTCGGCCTTTTGCCTTGTTCCTTAATCGGAAAGGATGCACTTCTTCATGTACACGAAGATGATCATGAAAAAGTGGCAACTGGAATAGAAAACATGATGGTAACAAAAACAGCAAGTACTTTTCATTATCGAAAACTACGTGCTGATGGTACTTCAATCTTACTTGAAGGAAAAGGCGTACCTATTGTTAATGATGGAAAAGTTGAAGGTTTTGTGTTCGTCTCTCGTGATATAACAGAACAGCGAAAACTTGAAGAAATGATGAGAAATGCTGAAAAATTATCAGCAATTGGGGAATTAGCTGCAAGTATTGCTCATGAAATTAGGAATCCTTTAACTACAATTAAAGGTTTCTTACAACTGTTTAGTGAAGAATATCAAAGTGCTCAAGATATTGCTTATCGTCGCATGATGCAAAATGAAATTGATCAAATTGAACAAATTGTAAATGAATTTATGAGTTTAGCCAAGCAAGAAGTTCAGCCTTATGAGCATATTGATTTACTTGCTTTATTACAAGATGTGACAAAACGTTTCTCTCAAGCATGTATACATCAAGGAATTTCAGTAGTTTATGAATACGATACTACCTATGATAACTTTGTCATTTATGGACAACCGCACCAAATAAAGCAAGTATTTATACATGTCATTCAAAATGCAATAGATGCGATGCCTCTAGGGGGACAAATTACAGTCGCTTTCAAAAAGATAAATGAACAACACGTTACTATTCAAATCACTGACAATGGTTGTGGCATGGATGCTGATCGAATAAAAAAAATTGGTCAACCTTTTTATACAACAAAAGAGCGTGGTGTCGGATTAGGCTTGACTATTTGCAATAAGGTCATACATGAACATAAAGGTACGCTTAGCGTAAAAAGTATACTTCAAGAAGGTACAACGATTGACGTTATGTTACCGATTGCACATGTTGACACTAATTCCATTTTAATGTTAAAAACCCCGACTACTTAAGTCGGGGTTTTTAACATTAAAACAGCTGAGAATATAAGCTATATTTATACAAGAAATAAATGATAAGACCTATTGCTATGTAAAAGATAAGCTGTTCTGAAGGTTTTCCTGTTTCGTATGTAAGAGGCGATTTTATTTTCTTTCGTACAATTGGCCAAAATAAAGGCACACCTCTTTTGGAAAAGAAGTCTCCTATTACATGAAAGATATAGCCACAAGCTATACCAAACAGCCATTCATATGGATATAGCTGATATAAATAAAAAATAAGGCCACAAACAAGAAGTGAATGTGTAATTCCACGATGCCCAAAAATACCTTTTATTACTTTTGCAAGCCCAAACGATCTTCGCCCAACGTACGAGTTAGGCTCATCAATATCGGGGAGCAATGAGCCAATAGCAATCCCTACTACGTACGGAAAAGTAAAAGAGACATCTGTTTGAATCGCTACTCCTGCACCGGCAGCAATCGATGTTGCAATATGTGTATGGTATCTCAAATATGCCACCTTCTTTCTTATTCAGTTTATGAACGAAAACCAAAAACAGATACATACGTTCGCTCATGGTTAACTATAAGTGAAGGTAGCAAAATTGTCAAAGAAATCTCAAACTATGACACTTGCATACCGATTAAACCTACAGCCATTATTAAAAAGCCAATTAAGGCACGCTTTCCATTTTGCTTTGCTTGTCCATTTTTATTCATAATGGCGTACACAAATGTGCAAGCATACAGTGCAAAAGCTAAAAATCCTAATATTGTGACGTACATAAACATGTTCTTTTCTCCTTTATCACCAGTGTATCTTTTTAGCATAGCTTCTTCGAAATAGAAAATCTAGCCTTTATACGAAAACTCCCTTTATTTTTCTCACTCATCATGAACATACTACTTAAAAAGGAGAGCGAAAAATGCATACAGAACAATTAGAAGATGTCTTTGACTACTATGGATTACAACCTTTATATCATAAGTTTCATCATTCGTTTCAAACAATGGGATTATTTCAATCCATCTCCCGCAATATGATTGAAGATTTTTTAGACACTTACTCTTGTGAAACATTTAATACTTTTTCCTTTGAAGAGTTTTGCTTTTTGTTTTTAGACTACAAATATTACGTTCAGGATAACCTTTCTTAGGATCTGGCTTTTTACTAAATTTGACTAAAAGGTCCTTTTTCTTTTGCTAGCTTTCTAGTATACTAAGTTTAAGAAACCGTTTTCATAAAACTTAGTAAAGGACTGATACGATGATTACATTTTTACTTTCATTTGTGCTATTACTCATCGGGTACTTAACTTATGGAAAAGTAGTTGAACGCGTATTCGGAGTTAAAGATTCTCGACCAACTCCTGCCTATGCAATGAAAGATGGCATTGACTACGTACCGATGAACAATAAGAAAAATTCGTTAATTCAACTACTAAACATTGCCGGTGTTGGTCCCATTTTTGGACCTATTATGGGAGCACTTTATGGTCCCGTAGCATTTGTTTGGATTGTAATTGGAGCAATTTTTGCAGGTGCTGTACATGATTATTTAACCGGCATGATTTCCATTCGAAACCGTGGTGCTCATATTCCTGAATTAGCTGGAAAATTTTTAGGAGCTTTTTCAAAGCATATTGTAAACGGTTTCTCTATTTTGCTACTCGTTTTAGTCGGAACTGTATTTATTACATCACCAGCTGCATTAATTAATGACTTAGCGAATGGAACCATTCCACTGACTATCATCATCTTTGCTATCTTTGCTTACTATATTCTTTCTACAATTTTACCAATTGATAAAATTATTGGACGCATTTATCCAATCTTTGGTGCATTTCTAATTATCAGTGCAGTTGGTGTAGGAGCTATGCTTGTTATAACTGGAGCACCTATTCCAGAGCTTTCATTTACAAACATGCACCCTGACAATATTCCAATTTTCCCACTCTTATTTTTAACGATTTCTTGTGGT from Bacillus sp. 1780r2a1 encodes the following:
- a CDS encoding acetyltransferase, with product MKLLAENHYPISVWDAKIKKEITFRYVTFEKDFDRLHGWMNQEHVIPFWNLDKPRAEYASHLKHFLAKKHQQLLIGEIDGQPMSYWEAYMVSEDLIRHYYDYEKGDQGIHLLIGEKDYLGKGFIYPLMLRLMKRMFEVSETKRIMAEPDIRNKKMIHVFEKCGFQQLKTVDLPDKTAMLLYCQQDVFESRWNAWIQGKF
- a CDS encoding IucA/IucC family siderophore biosynthesis protein; translated protein: MNAQQSANFITMQNVVNCYVRETGKGTWVKAGETEELVVSLEKQPVTLYFPVYYRSLTGRHLLKEQMVYQVEGHERQELDLLTLLALLMKEVTEDLLQINELIVRVLLSYENMKQFIEVRQAELQECYGADKNFLQSEQALLIGHQLHPTPKSRQGILPEEEVIFAPELKGKFQLHYFCAEASLVKHGSALEKASLIIKKQLLEDAEVSSEFKANYCQDEENVLIPMHPLQARYLLGKSEVCDWIQSGQLSYLGPQGQAFYPTSSVRTVYNSNADVMYKFSIPVKITNSLRVNKRKELYRGVEVTELLRAGLEEELQVHHPAFKIIKDFAYVTLGEEELGFEVVIRENPFKGTEGDSTTLLASLCQDHVYRHHTQLQEIIHRLAKAENRSLEAVSQDWFKKYLDISLKPMMWLYTEKGIALEAHQQNSIIKLTKEGYPKAFYYRDNQGYYFMRSKQEDLQKLVKGLNQMSDTVCDDAVAEERFRYYVIFNHLFGLINAFGTSGLIEESKLIEQMRTVILGYEKNDHTNLVKSMLSQESLPCKANLLTRIHDMDELVGSLETQSVYVDVTNPLAVLEGVYK
- a CDS encoding aspartate aminotransferase family protein, which translates into the protein MEQDCQKWFLSQDNQSLKTYRKLMNQSIEMISNYYKTIDRPYHHWQLEDCFEHFNAEMTFKEKGRTFTELTEALEQLVLKHSLHISHTGAMAHLHCPPAIPALVAEVFITALNQSMDSWDQSPIATYIEDAVIKECIKQIGYGSNANGVFTSGGTQSNYMGMLLARNDYCKRKLKANVQQEGLPPEANKLRIFCSEKAHFTVQQSAAQLGLGISAVIPVKVNERYEMCIEDLRAKIELSQESGELPMAIVATIGTTDFGSIDSLYGIHQLASTYDMWVHADAAYGGGLLFSGINRHLVQELKLADSITIDFHKWFYQPISCGAFFVNDEKAFQHIQLYADYLNPEEDEHLHLVNRSIQTTKRFDALKVWLTFQMMGTSSFGQLIDQTIQNARKLAEYLQEHSMVKVMNEPTMNAIVFKYQCKELGESAEDQKYIENKINTMIQQQLYEAGTFVIAKTKVNQEVCLKVTMLNPMIEFENLKQFIKEVLQLGSELEQREEALRECATIS
- a CDS encoding aspartate aminotransferase family protein; amino-acid sequence: MSISITNQSTNEALLSQQELRESNARSYPRRIPIAIQKAEGVIITDMNGKEYIDCLAGAGTLALGHNHEVVHEAIQQVLADRIPLHTLDLTTPVKEAFVDELFANLPTDFAKKAKVQFCGPTGGDAIEAALKLVKTATGNRTILSFQGGYHGSTHGTLSISGTISPKERIHALVPDTHFLPYPYEYRCPFGIGEGGHEVISTYIENLLDDPESGIVKPAGIVVEIVQGEGGSVPAPVAWLKELRRITKERQIPLIIDEVQTGIGRTGKMFAFQHADIEPDVLVLSKAIGGSLPLSVVVYDKALDQWEPGAHIGTFRGNQLAMATGQATLSFVKEHALDAHAHELGTYMQMQLKAIQADSFSIGDVRGRGLMIGVEIIDWSKPANKIGAHPGNGELAKMIQQECFNRGVILEVGGRHGAVIRLLPPLILSQAQADDILERFKESVKAAEAKWVKR
- a CDS encoding copper homeostasis protein CutC, translated to MIDVIATTLHDAKLAQENGADRISICTSINEGGITPSYGLIKQIKEVITLPVYVMVRPHNQSYQYNEDDIQTMVHDIEAARKLGVEGVILGCLTSERTIDEKTLKTLLSASKGMDVTFNLAFDDLHNQEEGLQTLLSYPEIKRVMTSGADKSALNGIPQIKKMLRQMRNENLIFVGAKGLKPENLQAFLSVTNLTEVCIGAGIRVNCQYTQPINEKSVQKAKEIMNKMK
- a CDS encoding DNA photolyase family protein, yielding MANPIIVLLRRDFRLVDNPALYHACKDGLAIPVFIYDEEDSIGSASKWWLHHALEDFKQSIQECGGSLVIRKGARLETIESLIKEIKPIAIYWNTSYEPELRRQEQLLISLCDKYGIADRQFEGFLLQEPSSIRKANGEPYKVFTAFYKVLRKSHIPAAVPKITKVKAIPFSINSWEIAELNLLPTIPWATTINDTWTPTEKGGISVFRQFLKHNLKYYEEGRDFPSKEIHSKLSPYLAFGQLSVRVLYHYLLSKIEKVMHPTFTHQAETFIRQLAWRDFAYHLLFHFPSTITEPLNEKFMNFNWKNDVASLRNWQHGQTGYPLVDAGMRQLWKTGFMHNRVRMVVASFLVKHLLIHWHYGAEWFWDTLVDADLANNTLGWQWVAGSGADAAPYFRIFNPITQSEKFDSNGTYIKKWLPELKNVPTKYIHEPWKTPESVLQEINLKLGEDYPLPIIDHKFARERALHHYHSLKEETQK
- a CDS encoding PAS domain S-box protein — protein: MPVCSSCGYQEEYNFCRMCGTPVKYQFNENQALSFHQLKDRIITDNMRDLITVVDQHGHLIYNSPSHLSVLGYLPTEEGQSLNFNVIHPDDIDQIRHKLHQVFSLKVEMSAEYRLLKDDGSYIWVEGRGTPSVKDDKVSYVVITARDIQARKEAEEHLKQSEIRHRLILSHTHDLICVVGTDGCYEYASPSYQYTLGLLPCSLIGKDALLHVHEDDHEKVATGIENMMVTKTASTFHYRKLRADGTSILLEGKGVPIVNDGKVEGFVFVSRDITEQRKLEEMMRNAEKLSAIGELAASIAHEIRNPLTTIKGFLQLFSEEYQSAQDIAYRRMMQNEIDQIEQIVNEFMSLAKQEVQPYEHIDLLALLQDVTKRFSQACIHQGISVVYEYDTTYDNFVIYGQPHQIKQVFIHVIQNAIDAMPLGGQITVAFKKINEQHVTIQITDNGCGMDADRIKKIGQPFYTTKERGVGLGLTICNKVIHEHKGTLSVKSILQEGTTIDVMLPIAHVDTNSILMLKTPTT
- a CDS encoding metal-dependent hydrolase, whose product is MRYHTHIATSIAAGAGVAIQTDVSFTFPYVVGIAIGSLLPDIDEPNSYVGRRSFGLAKVIKGIFGHRGITHSLLVCGLIFYLYQLYPYEWLFGIACGYIFHVIGDFFSKRGVPLFWPIVRKKIKSPLTYETGKPSEQLIFYIAIGLIIYFLYKYSLYSQLF